The Oreochromis aureus strain Israel breed Guangdong linkage group 7, ZZ_aureus, whole genome shotgun sequence region AAATATCTGGGAAAGAAATGAATCACACATAAACTTTGTGCCTCTTACCCGATCCGGTCGACCAGCGCATCCATGCTCTTATCTACCAGGTGTCTGTTAGTCTGCCGCAAACCGAAGCCTTGCTCTTTGAACATCTTGGTGAAGTTCAGAAGGTCAGATGGGTTCATCTCAAAGTAAGCATAATACAGAAAGATGATCTCGAGCAGCAAAGACTGTTCTCTCAGACACTGCAGGAACCATCTTGACACCTGCCTCTCcgtctgaaaaaaataatatttacattattttgcaTCCTTAACAAGAAAATATCTCCCACAGCTACCTCAcaataaaaagaataataagCCAACGCAAACCAAACTTGTGTCATCACCATGAGGTTTCCGTGAGTTTCCCATGTTGGTGCCTCTGCCTTGAAGAGACTCTCAAACTGCAACTGGTATTTGCTCACCAGGTCCTTCTCCAGCTTATTGACACAGTTACTGTATTCAGCCTAAACAACATAACATAACTAAGGTTACATTGCTAAAGCAACAACAATCCCAAGCACaattagttttttaaaagttgTGTTCCACAATTTAGTGAGTAATGCTAAGACTGGAGCTTCTCACCCTGTAGGGATGTCGCTCATCCTGAAAGTATGTGAGTAGGAGAAGGACACATCTGAGCAAACACATGCGTTCCTCATAGTAATAGTCTGCtatctgcaaaaacaaacacaaaggctgtaATACTTACTGAACTCAACATGTGCTGAGTCAAGAAAAGCAGAAGATCCGTGTACTGACCTTAAGCAGTAGTGCCTGGCTTTGCCGCTCATCCTTGAGTACAACCTGCAACAAAAGATTAATTTAACATCTAAACATCTTTCACAACATCTTTTTACGGTCTTACAATTTTTGTTCCTGTAATGCAACAGCAAATCTCAGTTTCACTGAAAACTACAAGTTCAGACAGATTCCACAATGAAAATATCTGTCAGGACAGATACCTTTAATGAGTCACGGGTTCCTCTGTAGTCCTCCTGTAGGTAGCATTGCAAAAGCTGAACACTCTGCTGTTCATCAAGACTCTGTAACATGAAATCATCATTAAATACACACTACAAAATAAAGACTGGAAATCATTCTTGATTGATATTTTGAAGTCTTACCAATAATTTACTGATCCTTAGACCAAAGTCCTTCAGGGGCTGTGCAACATCTTTGTTCTCTTTTACTTTCTCAGCAGAGGATGAGCTGTAACAGGTGATGCTTGCAGTTACCTTTTTGGTTATTAACAGTAAATTTGATGTGAAAATAACTGTAACTATACCTGGGCGGCTTGTAGTAACTAAGTCCTTGATGGAGTCTATCCCAGTGTCTGTCGAGCTCTGCCTCTATCTGAGCCTGTGACCAATAATGACAGACAGAAAAATCACTGTGATTGTTTTATtacctttaaaaatgaaaaaattacaaCTAGCTATTTTTTGGAGCAGTAAAGTGTCCAGCACACTTGTTATGCGCTGGACACTTTTCTGCAACAAGGACATACCGGCTCTCTCAACGCAGACCTCCCCAGCAATATGGTCCATAATTCCCTACAGCTCCTGGGAAACAAATTGGTTTATTTTAGAAAAGCAACGATTGGGATTAATGCATTAAAGTTTTTACAGTTTGCTACATTAGAACTGAGCCTATTAACTAAAGAGGGATGAAGGTGTGGGATTTAATAAGTGTGCACTTCTGTCCACCCTTTTTCAAATATGTAAACTAAATCAGCAAATGTGTAGCAATATTGTaccctgttttattttattttcgttcaatttaaaaaaaattactttgtaTGAATTGGTTACATGTTTGAAAGAAActgaacaaagcaaaacaaacttgCCCTGATGCCATCAAACAAAAGGACAGACCTACTTCCCAAAACTATAAACACTTCCCCCATTTTCATACATGACTCACTTTttgtggaaagaaaaaagaaggataGGAAACTCAGTATGTCCATAGGGTCCAGAAAGATTTgcatagaagcattaaaaataacaattatcTTTATATTTCCAATCATGTTAGTTTAGAGTGTGTGAAAATGTACAGACTATTTAAAGCAATCTCTGTAATTCCTACACAGTTAATGCAACTTTTTTGGTAAACCTTATGCAAAATTAAAACTCAAAGTGTGCAGTTTGATGacattttagttatttattttacatctaCTGTGGTTAggtacaaaaaaacataaaaataagtcCAGAGGATGTCTTTGATACATGATATACTGAATTATGAAGTTAGGGGGAGACACAGAAGTTTTGCCAAAATATGGTATAAATATTTGGATTCTGTCCATGTCAGCATACTTTTTGACCAGACTGGAGATGTTACCGGTACTTTAAAGCGCAATACATGTTTGCACACATAAAAATTTGTTGGGGTCCTCAATACGAGTCTGTTGTCTTGTTATTATGATATTCATGGATATGTTTTAAATACTCCTGTTCaattctaaggagcttggaaagaaaagcgtctggacaacgcttttctttccaagctccttagactacaatgacctggatgactgagaaccttcacagacatactccTGTTCAATGATAGCCCTTCATCAGCGTTCCCTAAAACTAAATTAGTTTATTTGTACTTAAAGAGATGGATAGGCTTTTGCGATTTGTTGTCAAGTCAAACTCTGTTTAGTTTCTTTTGGAAGTCAAGtttaaagattttaaacctAACTCAGCTGTTTTCCTGTCCGTATCAAAACAGCAGAGTTAGCTTCTCAATTAACACCAACTAAGCAAGCCCAGCGGTTACTGAATGTAACGGAGAGGCAATTTATCTCGCTGTAAGTACGGTGTCTGTAAATAAACCAGCGCCGTTAATACAATATCTAATGTAAACAGTTTGCAGTGGCGGTATGCTGTTGTTGACATGCGGCTGGCACACCGCGCTACTGAAAAGCCATTCAAATCTTTAGCGGCTAGTACTTGCTAAGCTAAGTGAGCGTGGTGCTAACTGCTCAAACGCAAAGAGTGAAATATACACATCACTGCTGGTCTGATTTAGTAAACAGAAACGCTGTGTAGAAACGATACCCACTGGTAAACGCTCCAAAAATAACTCAAACAACGCACACTTTAGCTAAAGTAAGTTGCTATATGCCTACCTGACGCTCATCTCCGACTCCGCCATCTTCGCGTctgctctgtgattggttgTTGTGCTGGCTCGTCAGCGACGTCGAAAGCGCCTTCGTTACCGTCGGAGGCAACGGCTGGGAGCCTTGTTCTTCTTCGTGAAGCAGCTGGTGTCCGGAGTTCAACTTTAGCGCCATCCTCTGGAGTAAAATAAACACATCCCTATCGTCTCCATACCTTTTCGAAAATATTTATACCATATTTTGGCAAAACTTCTGTGTCTCCCCCTAACTTCATAATTCAGTATATCATGTATCAAAGACATCCTCTGGACTTACgggtaattattattattaacaaataattatttacgtattacatgtataaaatAGCCTGAGAAGTCTgaatttgaacaaaataaatacataaatatttttatgtatttatttaaagtatGTGCTTTATGGTAATATAATTATTTCACAAATTTAAGGTtaaaaagtaaatttaaaacaaCGCCTTTAAGAGATACTTTTTTTAGTGTACCACGTGACCCGGCTGTCAAAGATGGCCCCCTCCTACTGGGTGTGAGAGGACCGACAGCTGACAAAGGAAACAAATCTGTCCAGAAAGGACGGCAGCGATTCATAGCGATTTGCTGCACACGTCCGCTCAAACAACGCTGCGCTTGTATGGTATGTACGCTTGTCTTTGTCAGCCTGTATTGTGAGTCAGTGCTGCCAGTAGTTACTGCTGTGTGGCGCTTTGCTAGCTCTGTACAGTGAGCTTGTTAGTCTGCCGTTAGCTTGATGCCGTCAGAGGTTAAACCATCCTCGGCTGCCAGACAGACGCGTTCTTCGGTGTAGGGAGAATTATCTGGCCTCATTGGGctgtatgaatgaatgaaataaactggagttttattgttttgattttctttcccTAATGTATCCTTCAGCTTTCATAACCATTTGTTAAGCATAGCCTCCATAGCTGACCCAGAACTCACACTACACAGACAGCTCAAACTCCGACCCTCACAGGAACAAAAGGTTGCAGCTGATGTGGAAAGaacatgtgtttcatgtgtgaCCTTTTACTCGTGCTGTCTGAGCTGTGTGAATTTCTCACTGACGGGGGGAATGTTCAGTGTGGTCATAGTTCATGGCAGGAAGCAGATAAAGCATGACCAAGGTTCAGAGTTAGAATAAGCAAGAAAAGACTCAGAATTCAGTACAGTAGCATTTGAATCTGTAATTTGTACACATTATTATGTTTGTTGTgatctgtatttttttctcttaaatgctaacttttttcccctttttcctcGGACATCCATAGCAAGGGAAAGTTACCTTCCAAATGATGAAGCCTGTAAGAGAGAGGAAGTGACAGAAGAAGGCCTTCATTGCTGCACACCATCTGTTCAGATCAaccctcctccctctctgtgAGCACCCACCCTCCAGCCATGCAAATCAACCCGGTGCACGTGGAGTCCACTGTAGTTTTGGCAGTGGTACTATGTGTCCACATGGCGGTCTGGAACCAGCACTCCTGGTGCAGCATAGCCCTGGTGATCCAGGCTTTCTACGTGCAGCATAAATGGGACCGTCTGCTCAGGTCTGGGGGTGCTGTGTTCCAGTTTCGCCCCTCAGCGAACAGCGGCATCGTTCCGGCCTCTATGGTAATGCCTTTGTTGGGCCTGGCACTGAGAGAAAAGTGCTCTGCCTCAGGGAATGTCTACTTTGAGCGCTTCTCCATGGTGATCACCATCACAGGCATGATGCTAGCCCTTTTCCTCTCCCTGATTGCACTGGGCATCACAAGACCTGTTCCCACCAACACTTGTGTGATTGCAGGAATGGCCGGCAGCGCAATTCTCTACACCACAAAGCAGACCCTGACTGTGTCTGAGGTCATAGAGGTCTTGGAGGTGCTGCTGATCTTTGTCTATCTCAGCCTGATTGTGCTTTATCTGCTGCCGCGCTGCTTCACGCCCGGAGAGGCACTCCTCATTGTCGGTGGGATCAGCTTCATCGTGAACCAACTCATCAAGCGCTCCCTGAACCTGGCAGAGGTCAAAGGTGACCCGGTGAACTATTTCCTCCCGGTGTTAGTGGTGGGCTCGTTGCTGCTGGGCGTTTTCTTCGCCCTGCTCTTTTGTTTCATGGAGTCTGAGAGCTGGGGGTCATCACTCTTCTTTCACATGATGACAGCCGTTCTGGGTCTGGGGATCTTGATGCCCTGGCTGTCCTTGTTCATCGGTCGCCACCCCCTCATGTGGTTGTTGGACTTCATCACGCTGAATGACAGGAGACTCTGCCTGCTGGCGTACTGGGTGTTTCTGTCTGTCGTGGCCAGTTGCGTTGTGCTACATCAGAGCTATCAGCGCCAGTCGGGTTCCAAGAAGCACCAGGCGTCGACCATCGTCAGGAAGTATTTCCATCTGATTGTAGTGGCTACCTACATTCCAGGGTTGATCTACGACAGGCAGCTGCTCCACGTGGCATCTGTGGGTTGCCTGGCGGTTTTCTTGTTCTTGGAGTATGTGCGTTACTTTCGAATCAGGCCTGTCGGTCAGCTGCTCAGGCAGTTGCTCACTCTGTTCCTGGACGAGCGGGACTCTGGGCCTCTCATCCTCACCCACATTTACCTGCTGCTGGGGATGTCTTTGCCCATTTGGCTGTTTCCTGGACCCTGTGCCCCTAAGGGGATACTTCCAGGGGCGGGTGGCCTGGTGCCCTACGCAGGTGTGCTCGCGGTGGGAGTTGGAGACACTGTGGCCTCTGTGTTCGGCAGTACCATGGGGGAGATCCATTGGCCTGGCACCAAGAAAACCTTAGAGGGGACCGCGACATCTGTGTTCGCCCAGATCATCGCCGTGGCCATGTTTCTCATCTTTGACAGCAGCATCAATCTGAACACCACCTACTCATGGATTGTTGGCTCCATCACTCTGGTGGCCATGTTGGAAGCCTACACCTCCCAAATAGACAACCTGCTGCTCCCACTCTACCTCTTCATCCTCCTGTTACTTTGAATGGACCGATCATACAAACAAGCAGATCCACTGCCTGTTTCTCAGCCATTTCTGGTGGTGAACTTGGGACAAAAAAAGCTGTCTTTCGTAGTCTGTGGACATGATCACAAACTGTAGTTATTTTTGACTAGCACAAGGCGATCGAAAGCAGTCAAATTAACCGACCAGGGTATCGACAAACCTTTACATGCGACAGTGTTGGCATGACAGTCTGTTGTCTTTAGATCATTTTCAGTATCCTTTGCAATGACCAATGGAACATTTTAGATCAAGTCTGAGCCTCGCGACAGAGGTGGCGTATGttttctctgccactgacaCCAACAGCTCCTAAATTATGCAACGGGAGACTCAGTTTAGCAGAgtgtggaggagaaaaaaaagtgtttcttaAATAGAAATCCTGGACACGTTTTTATAATCGGCAAGAAATACACAAATGTCCTGTCGTTTTTGTTTCATTAACAGATACATGCCTTGTATTGCCTTTCGAAGAACATAATTTAAAGTTAACTTATTGATATGTCTTTTAATCAACTTTCTCACGTCTAGGCTATTATTTTTGCCTCCCTGATGGCA contains the following coding sequences:
- the dolk gene encoding dolichol kinase, whose product is MQINPVHVESTVVLAVVLCVHMAVWNQHSWCSIALVIQAFYVQHKWDRLLRSGGAVFQFRPSANSGIVPASMVMPLLGLALREKCSASGNVYFERFSMVITITGMMLALFLSLIALGITRPVPTNTCVIAGMAGSAILYTTKQTLTVSEVIEVLEVLLIFVYLSLIVLYLLPRCFTPGEALLIVGGISFIVNQLIKRSLNLAEVKGDPVNYFLPVLVVGSLLLGVFFALLFCFMESESWGSSLFFHMMTAVLGLGILMPWLSLFIGRHPLMWLLDFITLNDRRLCLLAYWVFLSVVASCVVLHQSYQRQSGSKKHQASTIVRKYFHLIVVATYIPGLIYDRQLLHVASVGCLAVFLFLEYVRYFRIRPVGQLLRQLLTLFLDERDSGPLILTHIYLLLGMSLPIWLFPGPCAPKGILPGAGGLVPYAGVLAVGVGDTVASVFGSTMGEIHWPGTKKTLEGTATSVFAQIIAVAMFLIFDSSINLNTTYSWIVGSITLVAMLEAYTSQIDNLLLPLYLFILLLL